A window of the Pontibacillus yanchengensis genome harbors these coding sequences:
- the aspS gene encoding aspartate--tRNA ligase: protein MSEHRQLCGYVRESQIEERIKLKGWVQKRRDLGGLIFIDLRDRSGVVQVVFNPEVSKEALETAENVRTEYVVEIDGKVIARDENTVNENLATGEIEVMADSIAILNKSKNPPFMLQEESETSEELRLKYRYLDLRRSPLQETFKLRHQATQAIRSYLNNEEFLEMETPMLTKSTPEGARDYLVPSRVHEGEFYALPQSPQIFKQLIMMSGFERYYQFARCFRDEDLRADRQPEFTQVDIETSFMSQAEILDMTERMMKKVMKDVKGIELETPFPRLKYDDAMERYGSDKPDTRFGLELVNVSEVVKESGFKVFRNAVESGGTVSAINVKGKASEFSRKDIDKLTEYVKVYDAKGLAWLKEQEGELQGPISKFIEGEEASNLRSMLNIEEGDLLLFVADKTSVVHDSLGALRQKLGKELGLIDETQFNFLWVTDWPLFEYDEDLGRYFAAHHPFTMPEREDIHKMENQPGEARAQAYDLVLNGYEIGGGSLRIYEKELQDKMFEILGFTKEEAQDQFGFLLEALEYGAPPHGGIALGFDRFVMILAGRTNLRDTILFPKTASASCLLTEAPDSVSDEQLNELHLELNERAKNRQSGQE from the coding sequence ATGAGTGAACATCGTCAATTATGTGGTTATGTACGGGAAAGTCAAATAGAAGAAAGAATAAAGCTGAAAGGTTGGGTACAAAAACGACGTGATCTTGGTGGATTAATATTTATTGATTTACGTGATCGTTCCGGAGTTGTTCAGGTAGTATTTAATCCTGAAGTATCTAAAGAAGCTTTAGAAACAGCTGAAAACGTTCGAACAGAATATGTAGTTGAGATTGACGGAAAGGTCATAGCTCGTGATGAGAATACCGTAAATGAGAATTTAGCTACAGGTGAAATAGAAGTAATGGCAGACTCCATCGCTATTTTAAATAAATCAAAAAATCCTCCTTTTATGTTACAGGAAGAGTCAGAGACTTCAGAAGAACTTCGTTTGAAGTATCGATATCTAGATTTACGTCGTAGTCCGTTACAAGAAACATTTAAACTTCGTCATCAAGCTACACAAGCCATTCGCTCCTATTTAAATAACGAGGAGTTCCTAGAGATGGAAACGCCAATGTTAACGAAAAGTACACCAGAAGGAGCACGAGATTACTTAGTTCCGAGTCGGGTTCATGAAGGTGAATTTTACGCACTTCCTCAATCACCGCAAATTTTTAAACAGTTGATTATGATGTCTGGCTTCGAACGATATTATCAGTTTGCTCGTTGCTTCCGTGATGAGGACTTGCGTGCTGACCGTCAACCGGAATTCACTCAAGTTGACATTGAAACATCCTTTATGTCACAAGCCGAGATTCTAGACATGACAGAGCGAATGATGAAGAAAGTAATGAAAGATGTAAAAGGTATTGAGCTTGAAACACCATTTCCTCGTTTGAAATATGACGATGCAATGGAACGCTATGGTTCAGACAAACCTGATACTCGCTTTGGACTAGAGCTTGTAAATGTCTCAGAAGTCGTGAAAGAATCTGGTTTTAAAGTATTCCGAAATGCAGTAGAATCCGGTGGAACGGTGAGTGCTATTAATGTAAAAGGAAAAGCAAGTGAGTTTTCTAGAAAAGACATTGATAAATTAACAGAGTATGTGAAGGTATACGATGCGAAGGGGCTAGCTTGGTTAAAAGAACAAGAAGGTGAATTACAAGGACCTATCTCTAAATTCATCGAAGGCGAAGAAGCAAGCAATCTCCGCAGTATGCTGAATATTGAAGAAGGTGACTTACTTTTATTCGTTGCAGATAAAACCTCAGTCGTCCATGATAGTTTAGGCGCTCTTAGACAGAAGTTAGGTAAAGAACTGGGTTTAATAGATGAAACTCAGTTTAACTTCTTATGGGTAACAGATTGGCCACTATTCGAATACGATGAAGACCTTGGGCGCTATTTTGCTGCTCACCATCCATTTACCATGCCTGAACGAGAAGATATTCATAAAATGGAGAATCAGCCAGGAGAAGCGCGTGCTCAAGCCTATGACTTAGTATTAAATGGCTATGAAATTGGCGGAGGAAGTCTCCGTATTTATGAGAAGGAACTGCAAGATAAAATGTTCGAGATACTTGGGTTTACAAAAGAGGAAGCACAAGACCAATTTGGCTTCTTACTAGAAGCTCTTGAATATGGTGCTCCGCCACATGGTGGAATTGCGTTAGGATTTGATCGTTTCGTCATGATTCTAGCTGGACGCACGAACCTTCGTGATACTATATTATTCCCTAAAACAGCTTCAGCTTCTTGCTTACTAACAGAAGCACCTGATTCCGTTAGTGATGAACAATTGAATGAACTTCACCTTGAACTGAACGAAAGAGCAAAGAATCGCCAATCAGGACAAGAGTAA
- a CDS encoding tRNA threonylcarbamoyladenosine dehydratase, whose translation MLHQFSRNELAIGKEGLQLMKDATVAVLGIGGVGSFTVEALARSGVGRIILIDKDDVDITNINRQLHSLLSTVGQSKVDVMAERVHDINPECEVIRLKMFYTEETYERLFQYELDYVIDASDTISYKIHLIKQCIDRDIYIISSMGAANKTDPTQFEIANIFDTSYDPMARVIRNRLRKDGYKQGVPVVYSKEKPIRIREDIRQAITPDDPKTRKSEQPPSSNAFVPSVSGLIMASHVVNTILEPIDIERY comes from the coding sequence TTGCTTCACCAGTTTTCAAGAAATGAATTAGCAATAGGTAAAGAAGGACTGCAATTAATGAAGGATGCCACAGTTGCTGTATTAGGGATTGGTGGTGTTGGTTCGTTTACTGTCGAAGCACTTGCAAGAAGTGGAGTAGGTCGCATTATTTTAATAGATAAAGACGACGTAGATATTACAAATATCAATAGACAACTTCACTCATTGCTTTCAACTGTTGGACAATCAAAAGTAGATGTTATGGCGGAACGTGTGCATGACATTAATCCGGAATGTGAAGTCATTCGATTAAAGATGTTCTATACAGAAGAAACATATGAGCGGTTGTTTCAGTATGAGTTGGATTATGTAATTGATGCTAGTGATACGATTTCTTATAAGATTCACTTAATAAAACAATGCATAGATCGAGATATCTATATCATTTCTAGTATGGGGGCAGCGAATAAAACTGACCCAACCCAATTTGAAATCGCTAATATCTTTGATACAAGCTACGATCCGATGGCACGTGTGATTCGAAATAGATTACGTAAGGATGGATACAAACAAGGTGTCCCAGTAGTTTATTCTAAAGAGAAACCAATTCGAATTCGAGAAGATATTCGCCAAGCCATTACGCCAGACGATCCCAAAACACGTAAATCAGAACAGCCACCTTCATCAAATGCCTTTGTTCCATCTGTATCAGGGCTTATTATGGCAAGTCATGTAGTAAATACAATTTTAGAACCAATTGATATAGAACGTTATTAG
- a CDS encoding glycosyltransferase — MKKLMFIAVILVFILNTLPGTISVNAKTQEQCISQSEVKFKNEFRRLWVDHVLWTSNYITSATTAGAEDQKEVLSRLLRNQEDIGNAIKPVYGEKAGNKLTDLLKEHIVIAGKIVDAAKNGNEKMIDKLNKDWYRNADDIAAFLSGANPHLKNEDLKEMLYIHLELVTDDLIASLEKEWDERIVAIDDGMTHIILMADAISEGVVKQFPETFKK, encoded by the coding sequence ATGAAAAAGTTAATGTTTATAGCGGTAATTTTAGTATTTATTCTTAATACGTTACCAGGGACAATTAGTGTCAATGCTAAAACACAGGAACAATGTATCAGTCAATCAGAGGTAAAGTTCAAAAATGAATTTAGAAGACTTTGGGTTGATCATGTATTGTGGACAAGCAATTATATTACAAGTGCAACAACAGCGGGGGCTGAGGATCAAAAAGAAGTGCTATCAAGACTTCTGAGGAATCAGGAGGATATAGGAAATGCAATCAAGCCAGTGTATGGAGAGAAAGCAGGGAACAAACTTACTGATTTGCTAAAAGAACATATCGTTATAGCTGGTAAAATCGTAGATGCCGCTAAAAATGGGAACGAAAAAATGATAGATAAGCTTAACAAAGACTGGTATAGAAATGCTGATGATATTGCGGCGTTCCTTAGTGGTGCCAATCCCCATTTAAAAAATGAAGATTTAAAAGAAATGCTATATATACATTTAGAATTGGTAACAGATGACTTAATTGCAAGCTTAGAAAAAGAATGGGATGAAAGAATTGTTGCGATCGATGATGGAATGACTCATATAATCTTAATGGCAGATGCGATCTCTGAAGGAGTTGTCAAACAGTTTCCTGAGACATTTAAAAAATAA
- a CDS encoding RsfA family transcriptional regulator, with amino-acid sequence MVKVRQDAWSHEDDLLLAETVLRHIREGSTQLKAFDEVGDHLNRTSAACGFRWNAEVRRKYIQAIEIAKRQRKEKKRALANQQQSERTSLQPAMVFSQEDEEDLEWEAPTKYETVAVQEPVNQSQVEEQPAVSVTFDQVIQHMKQLKSHYHASHQSQSKVAKLEQENETLRNENEKLEKELSHMEKQYHTVQEDYKILINIMDRARKMVVFDEDDQSKAAFRMEKNGNLEQVAR; translated from the coding sequence ATGGTAAAAGTAAGACAAGATGCTTGGTCCCACGAGGATGATTTATTACTAGCAGAGACTGTACTTCGACACATAAGAGAAGGCAGCACGCAATTAAAGGCTTTTGATGAAGTTGGAGATCATTTAAACCGCACCTCCGCAGCATGTGGATTCAGATGGAATGCAGAGGTGCGTAGAAAATATATTCAAGCAATTGAAATCGCGAAACGTCAACGTAAAGAAAAGAAACGTGCCCTTGCCAATCAACAACAATCTGAAAGAACATCACTACAACCGGCAATGGTTTTTTCTCAAGAGGATGAGGAGGACCTTGAATGGGAGGCCCCTACCAAATATGAAACAGTGGCTGTTCAGGAACCTGTTAATCAATCACAAGTAGAAGAGCAACCTGCAGTTTCTGTAACCTTTGACCAAGTCATTCAACATATGAAACAACTAAAATCTCACTATCACGCATCTCATCAATCACAATCTAAAGTAGCGAAACTAGAACAAGAGAATGAAACACTACGTAATGAGAATGAAAAACTAGAAAAAGAACTTTCCCATATGGAGAAACAATACCATACGGTTCAAGAGGATTATAAAATTCTCATCAATATTATGGACCGTGCTCGCAAAATGGTAGTCTTCGATGAAGATGACCAATCCAAAGCAGCATTCCGAATGGAGAAGAACGGAAATCTAGAACAAGTTGCAAGATAA
- a CDS encoding replication-associated recombination protein A — protein sequence MNQQPLAFRMRPTHINDIIGQHHLVGEGKMIRRMVEADRLASMILFGPPGTGKTSLAMAIAKTLNLRVKTLNAVVDKKKDMEIAVEEAKMSGQLVLILDEVHRLDKGKQDFLLPHIESNLITLIGCTTSNPYHSINPAIRSRCHLFEVERLEVDEVKEAIYRSMNDEVNGLGTYTIDISGEAIDHFAHSANGDLRAALNGLELAVFSTPANEEGTVVIDLDSAEQCMQKKSFSHDKDGDAHYDVLSAFQKSIRGSDVHASLHYLGRLIEAGDLDSIARRMIVVAYEDIGLANPQAGPRAIAAVEAAERLGFPEARIPLSNAIVELALSPKSNSAYKALDAALHDIRNGKSGDVPKHLKDAHYKGAEKLGRGVEYKYPHNYENGWVDQQYLPDSIKDAIYYSPKKTGKFEKGLSQVFESIENKRK from the coding sequence ATGAACCAACAACCCTTAGCATTTCGTATGCGCCCCACACACATCAACGACATTATTGGTCAGCATCATCTTGTTGGGGAAGGCAAAATGATTCGACGAATGGTAGAAGCAGACCGTCTAGCTTCCATGATTCTATTCGGACCTCCAGGCACCGGAAAAACATCATTGGCGATGGCGATTGCCAAAACATTAAACTTACGTGTGAAAACGTTAAATGCTGTAGTTGACAAGAAAAAAGATATGGAAATCGCAGTTGAAGAAGCAAAAATGTCTGGGCAGCTCGTTCTTATTTTAGATGAAGTGCACCGATTAGATAAAGGCAAACAAGACTTTTTGCTACCACATATTGAAAGCAATTTAATTACACTGATCGGTTGTACAACAAGTAATCCATACCACTCTATCAACCCTGCCATCCGAAGCCGTTGCCATTTATTTGAAGTGGAGCGACTTGAAGTAGATGAAGTGAAAGAGGCCATATATCGTTCAATGAATGATGAAGTGAATGGACTAGGAACTTATACCATTGATATTTCAGGAGAAGCAATCGACCATTTTGCCCATTCAGCTAACGGGGACTTGCGTGCTGCATTAAACGGACTTGAACTGGCTGTATTTTCAACTCCCGCTAACGAAGAAGGCACAGTAGTAATTGATTTAGATAGTGCGGAACAATGCATGCAAAAGAAGAGTTTTTCTCACGATAAAGACGGAGATGCTCATTATGATGTCCTATCGGCCTTTCAAAAATCGATTCGTGGAAGTGATGTTCATGCATCACTTCATTATCTAGGTAGATTGATTGAAGCTGGTGACTTAGACAGTATTGCTAGGAGAATGATTGTGGTGGCCTACGAAGATATCGGCCTTGCAAATCCTCAAGCAGGACCGAGAGCGATAGCAGCTGTCGAAGCTGCAGAACGTTTAGGTTTTCCAGAAGCACGAATCCCTTTATCCAATGCCATTGTAGAATTAGCACTTTCCCCTAAATCTAATTCAGCCTATAAGGCATTAGATGCTGCATTACATGATATTCGTAATGGAAAAAGCGGAGATGTCCCTAAACATTTAAAAGATGCTCACTATAAAGGTGCCGAAAAATTAGGAAGAGGCGTTGAATATAAATATCCTCACAATTATGAGAATGGTTGGGTAGACCAGCAATATTTACCTGATTCTATTAAAGATGCCATCTATTATTCACCCAAAAAGACTGGAAAATTTGAAAAAGGTCTTAGTCAGGTATTTGAAAGTATAGAAAATAAAAGAAAATAG
- a CDS encoding YczE/YyaS/YitT family protein, with amino-acid sequence MVQQLKNSHAQIIRKQSSIRELMIRWSFFVIGLIILAFGIALTIQAEMLGIGPWDVFHVGLNKQFGLTVGTWSIIAGIVVVGFTSAVTKSFPQVGTILNMLLIGVFIDVFLFILPDPQAIWTNIVVFVLGVVVLAYGIGIYVAPELGAGPRDGLMLVIRDITGLKVQWVRNGIEIIVFLLGWMLGGPVGVGTIFIAFFLGTIVGYSLPQTKKLLDYCIQRGERDENLNKRSLRSDHHDSSSQKVR; translated from the coding sequence ATGGTGCAACAATTAAAGAATTCCCACGCTCAGATCATTCGAAAACAATCATCCATTCGTGAATTGATGATTCGTTGGTCTTTTTTTGTTATTGGATTAATTATTCTAGCATTTGGAATTGCGTTAACCATACAAGCAGAGATGCTCGGTATTGGACCCTGGGATGTTTTCCATGTAGGGTTAAATAAACAGTTTGGATTAACCGTTGGCACGTGGTCCATTATAGCTGGTATAGTTGTTGTTGGATTTACTTCAGCTGTAACAAAGTCATTTCCACAAGTCGGTACGATTTTAAACATGTTATTAATTGGCGTATTTATTGATGTATTTTTATTTATATTACCAGACCCTCAAGCAATTTGGACGAATATTGTTGTATTTGTACTTGGGGTTGTTGTACTTGCCTATGGAATCGGAATTTATGTTGCCCCTGAATTGGGAGCTGGGCCAAGAGATGGGCTTATGTTAGTTATTCGAGATATAACCGGTCTTAAGGTTCAATGGGTCCGCAATGGCATAGAAATTATTGTATTTCTATTAGGGTGGATGCTAGGTGGCCCTGTAGGTGTTGGTACAATATTTATTGCATTCTTTTTAGGTACAATCGTAGGCTATTCATTGCCTCAAACGAAAAAGCTGTTAGATTACTGTATTCAGAGAGGTGAACGAGATGAAAATCTCAACAAAAGGTCGTTACGGTCTGACCATCATGATAGCTCTAGCCAAAAAGTACGGTGA
- the cymR gene encoding cysteine metabolism transcriptional regulator CymR, which produces MKISTKGRYGLTIMIALAKKYGDGPISLKSIAREHQLSEHYLEQLIAPLRNAGLVRSVRGAYGGYMLTRNPNQITSGDVIRVLEGPISPVEGIEDEEPAKQALWMRIRDAVKDVLDTTTLYDLAQHDDSEDQEAYMFYI; this is translated from the coding sequence ATGAAAATCTCAACAAAAGGTCGTTACGGTCTGACCATCATGATAGCTCTAGCCAAAAAGTACGGTGATGGTCCGATATCTTTAAAATCAATTGCTCGCGAACATCAATTATCAGAGCATTATTTAGAACAACTAATTGCACCATTACGGAACGCTGGATTAGTAAGAAGTGTCCGAGGAGCCTATGGGGGTTACATGCTTACACGTAATCCAAACCAAATTACTTCAGGGGATGTCATACGAGTGCTTGAAGGGCCGATTAGTCCAGTTGAAGGCATAGAAGATGAAGAGCCGGCGAAACAAGCATTGTGGATGAGAATTCGTGATGCAGTGAAAGATGTACTTGATACGACTACGTTATATGATTTAGCTCAACATGACGATTCAGAAGATCAAGAAGCGTATATGTTCTATATTTAA
- a CDS encoding cysteine desulfurase family protein: MPPIYLDHAATAPISNEVIEAMVPVLQDVYGNPSSVHSLGRKARKILDDARKTLATSIGAQEKDIIFTSGGTEADNLAIIGAAKANQHLGKHVITTAVEHHAVLHPAEQLEAEGFDVTYLPVNEAGLISIDDLQAELREDTILVSVMYVNNETGSIQPIAEIGTTLTEHQALFHTDAVQAYGALPIQVDSLNVDLLTLSAHKINGPKGIGALYAKEGISLHAQQHGGEQERKRRPGTENTAAAHGFAKAVELMKENQRERVQTYKRYKKLFLDTLKEEEIDFTINGGRINIPTIVNLHFPGMNVETLLTNFDLDGIAASSGSACTAGSVEPSHVLRAMFGEGDERITSSVRFSFGLANTEENVQEGARKVAKVIKRLTKTS, translated from the coding sequence ATGCCCCCGATCTATTTGGATCATGCTGCTACTGCGCCAATAAGCAATGAAGTGATAGAAGCTATGGTTCCTGTGTTGCAAGATGTATATGGAAATCCTTCTAGCGTCCATTCACTTGGTAGAAAAGCTCGCAAAATTTTAGATGATGCACGAAAAACGCTTGCAACAAGTATAGGAGCTCAGGAGAAAGATATCATCTTCACAAGTGGCGGCACAGAAGCGGATAATTTAGCGATAATTGGCGCTGCTAAAGCTAACCAGCACTTAGGTAAGCATGTAATCACGACAGCAGTCGAACATCATGCTGTTCTACATCCTGCTGAACAGTTAGAAGCAGAAGGTTTTGATGTTACGTATCTACCTGTTAATGAAGCGGGATTGATCTCCATTGATGATTTGCAGGCTGAATTACGAGAAGATACCATTTTAGTTTCCGTGATGTACGTTAACAATGAGACAGGAAGTATTCAACCTATTGCGGAGATAGGTACAACCTTAACTGAGCATCAAGCACTATTCCATACCGATGCTGTCCAGGCTTATGGTGCACTTCCGATTCAAGTGGACTCTTTGAATGTGGATTTATTAACGCTATCCGCTCACAAAATCAATGGACCTAAAGGGATAGGAGCTTTGTATGCAAAAGAAGGTATAAGCTTGCATGCTCAACAACATGGTGGTGAACAGGAACGAAAACGAAGACCTGGTACAGAAAATACAGCCGCTGCTCATGGTTTTGCAAAAGCAGTAGAATTGATGAAAGAAAATCAAAGAGAACGTGTGCAAACATATAAACGGTATAAAAAGCTTTTTCTTGATACACTTAAAGAAGAAGAAATTGATTTTACTATTAACGGTGGGCGAATTAACATTCCTACTATAGTTAATCTACACTTCCCAGGTATGAATGTAGAGACATTGCTTACAAACTTCGATTTAGATGGTATTGCTGCTTCAAGTGGTTCAGCATGTACTGCAGGATCAGTAGAACCTTCTCATGTTTTGCGTGCTATGTTTGGTGAGGGTGATGAACGAATAACAAGTTCAGTCCGCTTTAGTTTTGGACTTGCCAATACAGAAGAAAATGTACAAGAAGGTGCACGTAAAGTAGCAAAAGTTATTAAGCGATTAACAAAGACATCTTAA
- the mnmA gene encoding tRNA 2-thiouridine(34) synthase MnmA: MKDPKDTRVVVGMSGGVDSSVAALLLKEQGYDVVGIFMKNWDDTDENGVCTATEDYEDVIRVCNQLDIPYYAVNFEKQYWDKVFTYFLNEYKAGRTPNPDVMCNKEIKFKAFLDHAMSLGADYLATGHYAQVRKNGERYEMLRGKDNNKDQTYFLNQLSQDVLSKVMFPLGHLDKSEVREVAKEHDLATATKKDSTGICFIGERNFKEFLSQYLPAQPGNMETMEGEVKGKQDGLMYYTLGQRQGLGIGGPGEPWFVVGKNVEDNILYVGQGYHNDLLYSDGLEASEINWALGEPPTETFTCTAKFRYRQEDTPVTVTPVSETHARVEFHEPQRAVTPGQAVVFYDKEVCLGGGTIDEIVKNDEYVSYVG, from the coding sequence ATGAAAGACCCAAAAGATACCCGCGTTGTAGTTGGGATGTCAGGCGGCGTTGATTCGTCTGTTGCAGCATTGTTATTAAAAGAACAAGGCTATGATGTTGTCGGGATTTTTATGAAAAACTGGGATGACACAGATGAAAATGGCGTCTGCACCGCAACAGAAGATTACGAAGATGTAATCCGCGTATGTAATCAATTAGATATTCCGTATTATGCGGTTAATTTTGAGAAGCAGTATTGGGATAAGGTATTTACCTATTTCCTAAATGAATATAAAGCCGGCCGTACTCCAAACCCAGATGTGATGTGTAATAAAGAAATTAAGTTTAAAGCATTTTTAGATCATGCCATGTCCCTAGGAGCAGATTATTTAGCGACAGGGCATTATGCTCAAGTGCGTAAAAATGGTGAGCGCTATGAAATGCTAAGAGGCAAAGACAATAATAAAGACCAAACCTATTTCTTGAATCAGTTGTCTCAAGATGTTCTTTCTAAGGTCATGTTCCCACTTGGCCATTTAGATAAAAGTGAAGTAAGAGAAGTAGCAAAAGAACATGATTTGGCAACTGCAACAAAGAAAGATTCAACAGGCATCTGTTTTATTGGAGAAAGAAACTTCAAGGAATTCCTTAGTCAATACCTTCCTGCTCAACCTGGAAATATGGAAACAATGGAAGGCGAAGTAAAAGGGAAGCAAGATGGGCTGATGTATTATACATTGGGTCAAAGACAAGGTCTAGGTATTGGTGGGCCAGGCGAGCCTTGGTTTGTCGTTGGTAAGAATGTTGAAGACAACATTCTTTATGTTGGACAAGGTTATCATAACGACTTGCTATACTCAGACGGATTAGAAGCATCTGAAATCAACTGGGCTCTAGGTGAGCCACCAACGGAAACTTTTACTTGTACAGCGAAGTTTCGCTATCGTCAAGAAGACACCCCTGTTACAGTAACTCCAGTTAGTGAAACACATGCAAGAGTAGAGTTTCATGAGCCACAGCGTGCAGTTACCCCTGGTCAAGCCGTTGTATTTTACGACAAGGAAGTATGCCTTGGGGGAGGCACGATAGATGAAATCGTAAAAAATGATGAGTATGTGTCTTATGTAGGTTAA
- a CDS encoding tetratricopeptide repeat protein: MDHLNQGIQYMQEQQYEEAAQSFTQAIDENPNEPLGYINFGNLLLHMNDPERAERFFEKAIEVDQDAATAYYGLGNVYYEQEQYEKAQKPFQQAIQKGLEESDAYYMLGLTLLYQEQFKLAMPYLLRATELSPEDSEIHFQYGMCLAQVDLIDDSISTFLKVIQLDEEHSDAHYNLGVALLYKEDPHKAMDHFQRALEIQPDHMLASHAKAKVEEALNQDTEE, translated from the coding sequence ATGGATCATCTCAATCAAGGAATACAATATATGCAAGAACAACAATATGAAGAAGCTGCTCAAAGCTTTACACAAGCAATTGATGAAAACCCTAATGAACCATTAGGATATATCAATTTTGGCAATCTACTTCTTCATATGAACGATCCTGAGAGAGCAGAGCGCTTTTTCGAAAAAGCAATTGAAGTGGATCAGGACGCAGCAACAGCTTATTACGGGTTAGGGAATGTTTACTATGAACAAGAGCAATATGAAAAAGCTCAAAAACCCTTCCAACAAGCTATCCAAAAAGGGCTAGAAGAAAGCGATGCTTACTATATGTTAGGGCTAACACTTTTATATCAAGAACAATTTAAGTTGGCGATGCCGTATTTATTACGTGCTACCGAATTATCTCCAGAAGATTCGGAAATACATTTTCAATATGGAATGTGTTTAGCTCAAGTAGATTTAATTGATGATTCTATAAGTACGTTCCTTAAAGTGATTCAACTAGATGAGGAGCATAGTGATGCTCATTATAACCTAGGTGTAGCCTTATTGTATAAAGAGGATCCCCATAAAGCTATGGATCATTTCCAGCGAGCACTAGAGATTCAACCTGATCACATGTTAGCTTCACATGCAAAAGCGAAAGTTGAAGAAGCTCTAAATCAAGATACAGAGGAATAA